A genomic segment from Ramlibacter agri encodes:
- the ureG gene encoding urease accessory protein UreG, producing MSAVLHHILNRTRKLPPLRVGIGGPVGSGKTTLLEMLCKAMRERYDLVAITNDIYTKEDQRLLTVSGALPAERIMGVETGGCPHTAIREDASINLEAIDRMLETFPDADVVFVESGGDNLAATFSPELSDLTIYVIDVAAGEKIPRKGGPGITKSDLFVINKTDLAPYVGADLGVMEADTKRMRRDKPFVMTNLKTRAGLEEVVRFIERKGMLQPQ from the coding sequence ATGAGCGCCGTCCTCCACCACATCCTCAACAGAACCAGGAAGCTGCCCCCGCTGCGCGTGGGTATAGGCGGGCCCGTCGGCTCGGGCAAGACCACCTTGCTGGAGATGCTCTGCAAGGCCATGCGCGAGCGCTACGACCTGGTGGCCATCACCAACGACATCTACACCAAGGAAGACCAGCGCCTGCTCACCGTCAGCGGCGCGCTGCCGGCCGAGCGCATCATGGGCGTGGAAACCGGCGGCTGCCCGCACACGGCCATCCGCGAGGACGCGTCGATCAACCTCGAGGCGATCGACCGCATGCTGGAGACCTTCCCCGACGCCGACGTCGTCTTCGTCGAGTCCGGCGGCGACAACCTGGCTGCCACCTTCAGCCCCGAGCTGTCGGACCTGACCATCTACGTGATCGACGTCGCCGCCGGCGAGAAGATCCCGCGCAAGGGCGGCCCCGGCATCACCAAGAGCGACCTGTTCGTCATCAACAAGACCGACCTCGCGCCTTACGTGGGCGCGGACCTCGGCGTGATGGAAGCGGACACGAAGCGCATGCGCCGCGACAAGCCCTTCGTCATGACCAACCTCAAGACCCGCGCCGGCCTCGAGGAGGTGGTGCGTTTCATCGAGCGCAAGGGAATGTTGCAGCCGCAATGA
- a CDS encoding urease accessory protein UreF, translating to MSTTIMTTGMDTDTTTTLTDAALLRLTWLASPALPVGGFSYSEGLEAAVEAGLVRDEQSAGDWLVDQLHLALARGDLAVVAKVASDPQRAGEMDAWVRQTRETSEFRLQSEQMGKSLGDWAKSLGRAGVPAATQPKNTTYPVAYAIAAQGTPLRATLLAYAFGWSENMMQAAIKSVPLGQSAGQRILARLADEIPQAVAHALQAEPQAFTPMLAILSARHETQYSRLFRS from the coding sequence ATGAGCACCACGATCATGACCACGGGCATGGACACGGACACGACCACCACTCTCACTGACGCCGCGCTGCTGCGGCTGACGTGGCTGGCCTCGCCCGCCTTGCCGGTGGGCGGCTTCTCGTATTCGGAGGGGCTGGAGGCGGCGGTGGAGGCCGGGCTGGTGCGCGACGAGCAGAGCGCGGGGGATTGGCTGGTGGACCAGCTGCACCTCGCGCTGGCGCGGGGGGATCTTGCAGTTGTTGCCAAGGTCGCAAGCGATCCGCAGCGCGCGGGCGAGATGGATGCGTGGGTGCGGCAGACGCGGGAGACGAGCGAGTTCCGGCTGCAGAGCGAGCAGATGGGGAAGTCGCTGGGGGACTGGGCCAAGTCGCTCGGGAGAGCTGGAGTGCCTGCAGCGACCCAGCCTAAGAACACCACCTACCCCGTGGCGTACGCAATCGCGGCGCAGGGTACACCCTTGCGCGCCACCCTCCTCGCCTACGCCTTCGGCTGGTCCGAGAACATGATGCAGGCCGCCATCAAGTCCGTGCCGCTCGGCCAGTCGGCGGGGCAGCGCATCCTGGCGCGGCTCGCCGACGAGATCCCGCAGGCCGTGGCCCACGCGCTGCAAGCCGAGCCGCAAGCCTTCACCCCGATGCTGGCCATCCTCTCGGCCCGCCACGAAACCCAGTACTCCCGCCTGTTCCGATCATGA
- the ureE gene encoding urease accessory protein UreE — MLHVNKILPQGQGLAPVLLKRAATVELDWDVRQKSRFDTTDSQGRQLGVFLPRGTVVRGGDVLVAEDGSMIRVIGAPQPVLVITHCTEHGTPFDLLRAAYHLGNRHVPIELKPDHLKIEPDHVLADMLRAMHLIVNEKQEAFEPEAGAYGASSGGHSHGHGHGHEHHDHDHGHGHGHDHHSH, encoded by the coding sequence ATGCTCCACGTCAACAAGATCCTTCCCCAAGGCCAGGGCCTCGCGCCCGTCCTCCTCAAGCGCGCCGCCACCGTCGAACTCGATTGGGACGTGCGCCAGAAGAGCCGGTTCGACACGACCGACTCGCAGGGCCGGCAGCTGGGCGTGTTCCTGCCGCGCGGCACCGTGGTGCGCGGCGGCGACGTGCTGGTGGCGGAGGACGGCTCGATGATCCGCGTGATCGGCGCGCCGCAGCCGGTGCTGGTGATCACGCATTGCACCGAGCACGGCACGCCCTTCGACCTGCTGCGCGCGGCCTACCACCTGGGCAACCGGCACGTTCCCATCGAGCTGAAGCCGGACCACCTGAAGATCGAGCCGGACCACGTGCTGGCCGACATGCTGCGCGCCATGCACCTGATCGTGAACGAGAAGCAGGAGGCCTTCGAGCCCGAAGCCGGGGCCTATGGCGCTTCTTCGGGCGGGCACTCGCACGGACACGGACACGGCCATGAGCACCACGATCATGACCACGGGCATGGACACGGACACGACCACCACTCTCACTGA
- the ureC gene encoding urease subunit alpha gives MATIPRRAYAEMFGPTKGDRIRLADTELVIEVEDDYTLRAGGYGEEVKFGGGKTIRDGMAQSQRTNAQGAMDTVLTNALIIDHWGIVKADIGLKGGRIAAIGKAGNPDTQPGVDIVIGPGTEIISCEGSIVTAGAIDSHIHFICPQQIEEALASGVTTMFGGGTGPATGTFATTCTPGPWNIERMLQAADAFPMNLGFMGKGNASLPQALREQVEAGVIGLKLHEDWGTTPSAISNCLDVADEMEVQVAIHSDTLNESGFVENTIAATKGRGLCAFHTEGAGGGHAPDILRVVGEANFLPSSTNPTMPYTVNTLDEHVDMLMVCHHLDPAIPEDLAFAESRIRKETIAAEDILHDLGAISMFSSDSQAMGRVGEVVLRCWQTAHKMKLQRGKLPGDGERHDNFRARRYVAKLTINPAIAHGISHEVGSIEPGKWADLVVWKPAFFGVKPALILKGGFIAMAAMGDPNASIPTPQPVHYRPMFGSFGGALHRGSITFVSQAGLAAGVKERYGLAKNISAVKDIRRVRKQHLVHNDYLPKMEIDPQTYAVRADGQLLTCEPATVLPMAQRYFLF, from the coding sequence ATGGCCACCATTCCCCGCCGCGCCTACGCGGAAATGTTCGGGCCCACCAAGGGTGACCGCATCCGCCTCGCCGACACCGAGCTGGTGATCGAAGTCGAGGACGACTACACCCTGCGTGCCGGCGGCTACGGCGAAGAGGTCAAGTTCGGCGGCGGCAAGACCATCCGCGACGGCATGGCGCAGTCCCAGCGCACCAATGCCCAGGGTGCGATGGACACGGTGCTGACCAACGCGCTGATCATCGACCACTGGGGCATCGTCAAGGCCGACATCGGCTTGAAGGGCGGCCGCATCGCCGCCATCGGCAAGGCCGGCAACCCCGACACGCAGCCGGGCGTGGACATCGTCATCGGCCCGGGCACCGAGATCATCAGTTGCGAAGGCTCCATCGTCACGGCCGGCGCCATCGACAGCCACATCCACTTCATCTGCCCGCAGCAGATCGAGGAAGCGCTGGCTTCCGGCGTCACCACCATGTTCGGCGGCGGCACCGGCCCGGCCACCGGCACCTTCGCCACCACCTGCACGCCGGGACCGTGGAACATCGAGCGCATGCTGCAGGCTGCCGATGCCTTCCCGATGAACCTGGGCTTCATGGGCAAGGGCAACGCCAGCCTGCCGCAGGCGCTGCGCGAACAGGTGGAGGCCGGCGTCATCGGCCTGAAGCTGCACGAGGACTGGGGCACCACGCCCTCGGCCATCAGCAACTGCCTGGACGTGGCGGACGAGATGGAAGTGCAAGTCGCCATCCACTCCGACACGCTCAACGAATCCGGCTTCGTCGAGAACACGATCGCGGCCACCAAAGGACGCGGCCTGTGCGCCTTCCACACCGAGGGCGCCGGCGGCGGCCACGCGCCGGACATCCTGCGCGTGGTGGGCGAGGCCAACTTCCTGCCCTCGTCGACCAACCCGACGATGCCCTACACGGTGAACACGCTGGACGAGCACGTGGACATGCTGATGGTGTGCCACCACCTCGACCCCGCGATCCCGGAAGACCTGGCGTTCGCGGAGAGCCGCATCCGCAAGGAAACGATCGCGGCCGAGGACATCCTCCACGACCTGGGCGCGATCAGCATGTTCAGCAGCGACTCGCAGGCCATGGGCCGCGTGGGCGAGGTGGTGCTGCGCTGCTGGCAGACTGCGCACAAGATGAAGCTGCAGCGCGGCAAGCTGCCGGGCGACGGCGAGCGCCACGACAACTTCCGCGCCAGGCGCTACGTCGCCAAGCTGACGATCAACCCCGCCATCGCGCACGGCATCTCGCATGAAGTGGGCAGCATCGAACCGGGCAAGTGGGCCGACCTGGTGGTCTGGAAGCCGGCTTTCTTCGGCGTCAAGCCGGCACTGATCCTCAAGGGCGGCTTCATCGCGATGGCCGCGATGGGTGACCCGAACGCCTCGATCCCGACGCCGCAGCCGGTGCACTACCGGCCGATGTTCGGCAGCTTCGGCGGCGCGCTGCATCGCGGCTCGATCACCTTCGTGTCGCAGGCGGGGCTGGCCGCGGGCGTGAAGGAGCGCTACGGCCTGGCGAAGAACATCAGCGCGGTGAAGGACATCCGCCGTGTGCGCAAGCAGCACCTGGTGCATAACGACTACCTGCCGAAGATGGAGATCGACCCGCAGACCTACGCGGTGCGCGCGGACGGTCAGCTGCTGACCTGCGAGCCGGCGACGGTGCTGCCGATGGCGCAGAGGTATTTCCTGTTCTGA
- a CDS encoding urease subunit beta → MTPGELFTDAGDHALNAGRRTVTLAVQNTADRPIQVGSHYHFAETNGALQFDRAAAKGMRLNIASGNAVRFEPGQQRTVELVDFAGDRVIHGFRGLVQGKV, encoded by the coding sequence ATGACCCCGGGCGAACTGTTCACCGATGCCGGCGACCACGCGCTCAACGCGGGCCGCCGCACCGTCACGCTGGCGGTGCAGAACACCGCCGACCGGCCGATCCAGGTCGGCTCGCATTACCACTTCGCCGAGACCAACGGCGCGCTGCAGTTCGACCGCGCAGCAGCCAAGGGCATGCGCCTGAACATCGCTTCCGGCAACGCGGTGCGCTTCGAGCCGGGCCAGCAGCGAACGGTGGAGCTGGTGGACTTCGCCGGCGACCGCGTCATCCACGGCTTCCGCGGCTTGGTGCAAGGAAAAGTCTGA
- a CDS encoding HupE/UreJ family protein, with amino-acid sequence MKTRTFWLAAAALLATAAQAHNGDTPHTHAGFLAGFVHPLTGFDHLAAMVAVGLWSALAVRPVWLAPAAFVGTLLAGALAGFAGLQVPAVEPMIAASLLALGLLVATQRRLPLAAAAALAGGFAFFHGAAHGFELAEGGGAALAGMVLATALLHATGIALGRLVLARHRWLPVVSGSGVALLGATLLARLA; translated from the coding sequence ATGAAAACAAGAACCTTCTGGCTGGCTGCGGCCGCCCTGCTCGCCACCGCCGCCCAGGCCCACAACGGTGACACGCCGCATACGCACGCGGGCTTCCTCGCCGGCTTCGTGCACCCGTTGACCGGCTTCGACCACCTGGCGGCGATGGTCGCCGTGGGCTTGTGGAGCGCCCTGGCCGTGCGGCCGGTGTGGCTGGCGCCCGCGGCCTTCGTCGGGACGCTGCTCGCCGGCGCGCTGGCCGGCTTCGCCGGCCTGCAGGTTCCGGCCGTCGAACCCATGATCGCCGCTTCGCTGCTGGCGCTGGGCCTGCTGGTGGCCACGCAGCGCCGGCTGCCGCTGGCCGCCGCGGCGGCGCTGGCCGGCGGCTTTGCCTTCTTCCACGGCGCCGCGCACGGCTTCGAGCTGGCCGAAGGCGGCGGTGCCGCGCTCGCCGGCATGGTGCTCGCCACCGCGCTGCTGCATGCTACCGGCATCGCGCTGGGCCGGCTGGTGCTGGCGCGCCATCGCTGGCTGCCGGTGGTGTCGGGAAGCGGCGTCGCCCTGCTGGGCGCCACCCTGCTGGCCCGCCTGGCATGA
- a CDS encoding urease subunit gamma, with protein MELTPREKDKLLLFTAALLAERRRARGLRLNYPEAMALISAAVMEGARDGRSVAQLMSEGRTVLTREDVMEGVAEMIPEIQVEATFPDGTKLVTVHQPIV; from the coding sequence ATGGAACTCACGCCCCGCGAGAAAGACAAGCTGCTGCTGTTCACCGCCGCCCTGCTGGCGGAACGGCGCCGCGCCCGTGGCCTCAGGCTCAACTACCCCGAGGCGATGGCCCTGATTTCGGCCGCCGTCATGGAGGGCGCGCGCGATGGCAGGAGCGTCGCGCAACTCATGAGCGAAGGCCGGACCGTCCTCACCCGCGAAGACGTCATGGAAGGCGTGGCCGAAATGATCCCCGAGATCCAGGTCGAAGCCACCTTCCCCGACGGCACCAAGCTGGTCACCGTGCATCAACCCATCGTCTGA
- a CDS encoding ATP-binding protein codes for MQLGCVSQSHPIPQQVVKVRRDYNSWVASETMEDYALRYTPQRFRRWSAFRVANTAFGAASFLVLEAVGATLLVQYGFLNAFWAILATGFIIFVAGLPISIYAARYGVDMDLLTRGAGFGYIGSTLTSLIYASFTFIFFALEAAVMAYALDLALGIPPTWGYLACALVVIPLVTHGVSAISRLQAWTQPLWLVMLVVPFAFVLARDPGAFAGILHYAGEKSQAGGFELHLFGAALTVGIALITQMGEQADYLRFMPARTAANRRAWWAGVLAGGPGWVVLGVVKMLGGALLAYLAIKHMVPTDRAVDPNQMYLAAYEYVFPHYGWAVAATAAFVVISQLKINVTNAYAGSLAWSNFFSRVTHSHPGRVVWVLFNTLIAFMLMEMNVFEALGDVLGLYSNIAIAWMMAVVADLVVNKPLGLSPKGIEFKRAYLYDINPVGVGAMALASAVSISAYLGVFGPMAQAFSALIAMGVAFVAAPLIAWGTKGRYYIARGADSDARRVRSSAAHLATQRCVICERDYEGPDMAHCPAYRGPICSLCCTLDARCGDLCKPQASLSAQWSGALRALLPRRAWPYLDTGLGHFLLLMLVIAPLLAALFGLLYHQEMASAVPGGEPGWMAHGTLRATFVKAYCALLVVAGIVAWWLVLAHKSRQVAQEESNRQTHLLLREIESHRQTDAALQQARIAAEQANQAKSRYISAISHELRTPLNGILGYAQLMGEDASMPAHRKHAINVIKRGGEHLLSLIEGTLDIARIESGKLTLNVKPMRFADFVHEMAGLFELQAAAKGLAFRFDTEGAVPEVVRADEKRVRQILINLLGNAIKFTQQGQVVFRMRHAREMALVEVEDTGPGLAPQELAQIFDPFARGSSAAGSSVPGAGLGLTIAKMLTDLMGGELMATSTPGVGSVFRVRLFLPEVHGTPARPVQAPPRRGYAGARRKILVVDNEEADRELLVHLLEPLGFELRTAASGHDALDLLAAGLRPDAIFMDLAMPGIDGWETIRRLRRMDLQAAIAVVSANAFDKGLDNDAGIRPEDFVLKPVRHSELLDWLERRLGLAWLHEPKAVETPKTAASEWTWPRADLLAPLQQAVQLGWYRGILNQLDAIDAAQPECAAFSAALREQARQFQFEAIGRALAMEGETR; via the coding sequence ATGCAGCTCGGTTGCGTGAGCCAGTCCCACCCCATCCCCCAGCAGGTCGTCAAGGTGCGCCGCGACTACAACAGTTGGGTCGCCAGCGAGACGATGGAGGACTACGCCCTGCGCTACACGCCGCAGCGCTTCCGGCGCTGGTCGGCCTTCCGCGTGGCCAACACCGCTTTCGGCGCGGCGTCCTTCCTGGTGCTGGAGGCCGTGGGTGCGACCTTGCTGGTGCAGTACGGCTTCCTCAATGCCTTCTGGGCGATCCTGGCCACGGGCTTCATCATCTTCGTCGCCGGCTTGCCGATCAGCATCTACGCGGCCCGCTACGGCGTCGACATGGACCTGCTGACGCGCGGCGCCGGCTTCGGCTACATCGGGTCGACGCTCACCTCGCTGATCTACGCCAGCTTCACCTTCATCTTCTTCGCGCTGGAAGCGGCGGTGATGGCCTATGCGCTGGACCTCGCGCTGGGCATCCCGCCCACCTGGGGCTACCTGGCCTGCGCGCTCGTCGTGATCCCGTTGGTGACGCACGGGGTGTCCGCCATCAGCCGCTTGCAGGCCTGGACCCAGCCCCTGTGGCTGGTGATGCTGGTGGTGCCTTTCGCCTTCGTCCTGGCGCGCGATCCTGGTGCATTTGCCGGAATCCTGCACTATGCCGGTGAGAAATCGCAGGCTGGCGGCTTCGAGCTGCACTTGTTTGGTGCCGCCCTGACCGTGGGCATCGCCCTCATCACGCAGATGGGCGAGCAGGCCGACTACCTGCGCTTCATGCCGGCGCGCACCGCGGCCAACCGGCGCGCCTGGTGGGCGGGCGTGCTGGCGGGCGGCCCGGGCTGGGTGGTGCTGGGCGTGGTCAAGATGCTGGGGGGCGCGCTGCTCGCCTACCTCGCGATCAAGCACATGGTGCCGACGGACCGCGCGGTCGACCCGAACCAGATGTACCTGGCTGCCTACGAGTACGTGTTCCCGCACTACGGGTGGGCGGTGGCGGCGACTGCGGCCTTCGTCGTGATCTCGCAGCTGAAGATCAACGTCACCAACGCCTATGCGGGCTCGCTGGCCTGGTCCAACTTCTTCTCGCGCGTCACGCACAGCCACCCGGGCCGCGTGGTGTGGGTGCTGTTCAACACGCTCATCGCCTTCATGCTGATGGAGATGAACGTGTTCGAGGCGCTGGGCGACGTGCTGGGGCTGTACTCCAACATCGCCATCGCCTGGATGATGGCCGTGGTGGCCGACCTGGTGGTGAACAAGCCGCTGGGGCTGTCGCCCAAGGGCATCGAGTTCAAGCGCGCCTACCTGTACGACATCAACCCGGTGGGCGTGGGCGCGATGGCGCTGGCTTCGGCGGTGTCCATCAGCGCCTACCTGGGCGTGTTCGGGCCCATGGCGCAGGCGTTTTCGGCGTTGATTGCGATGGGCGTGGCGTTCGTGGCCGCGCCTCTGATCGCGTGGGGGACGAAAGGGCGGTATTACATCGCGCGTGGCGCCGACAGCGACGCCCGTAGGGTGCGCAGCTCCGCTGCGCACCTCGCGACGCAACGCTGCGTCATCTGCGAGCGCGATTACGAAGGCCCCGACATGGCCCACTGCCCGGCCTACCGCGGACCGATCTGCTCGCTGTGCTGCACGCTCGACGCGCGCTGCGGCGACCTGTGCAAGCCGCAGGCGAGCCTGTCCGCGCAGTGGTCTGGCGCGCTGCGGGCGCTGCTGCCGCGCCGTGCCTGGCCTTACCTGGATACCGGCCTGGGCCACTTCCTGCTGTTGATGCTGGTGATCGCGCCATTGCTGGCGGCGCTGTTCGGCTTGCTGTACCACCAGGAGATGGCCTCCGCCGTGCCGGGCGGCGAGCCGGGCTGGATGGCGCACGGCACCTTGCGCGCCACCTTCGTCAAGGCTTACTGCGCGCTGCTGGTGGTGGCGGGCATCGTCGCCTGGTGGCTGGTGCTGGCGCACAAGAGCCGGCAGGTGGCGCAGGAGGAATCCAACCGCCAGACCCACCTGCTGCTGCGCGAGATCGAGTCGCACCGCCAGACCGACGCCGCGCTGCAGCAGGCCCGCATCGCCGCCGAACAGGCGAACCAGGCCAAGAGCCGCTACATCAGCGCCATCAGCCACGAGCTGCGCACGCCGCTCAATGGCATCCTGGGCTACGCGCAGCTGATGGGCGAAGACGCTTCGATGCCGGCGCACCGCAAGCACGCCATCAACGTCATCAAGCGCGGCGGCGAGCACCTGCTGTCGCTGATCGAAGGCACGCTGGATATCGCCCGCATCGAGTCGGGCAAGCTGACCTTGAACGTGAAGCCGATGCGCTTCGCCGATTTCGTCCACGAGATGGCCGGCCTGTTCGAGCTGCAGGCCGCGGCCAAGGGCCTGGCCTTCCGCTTCGACACCGAGGGTGCGGTGCCGGAGGTGGTGCGGGCCGACGAGAAGCGGGTGCGGCAGATCCTCATCAACCTGCTGGGCAACGCGATCAAGTTCACGCAGCAGGGGCAGGTGGTCTTCCGCATGCGGCACGCGCGCGAGATGGCGCTGGTCGAGGTGGAAGACACCGGCCCGGGCCTGGCGCCGCAGGAACTGGCGCAGATCTTCGATCCCTTTGCGCGCGGCAGCAGTGCCGCGGGCAGTTCGGTGCCGGGCGCCGGCCTGGGCCTGACCATCGCCAAGATGCTGACCGACCTGATGGGCGGCGAGTTGATGGCCACCAGCACGCCGGGCGTCGGTTCGGTGTTCCGCGTGCGGCTGTTCCTGCCCGAGGTGCACGGCACGCCGGCCCGGCCGGTACAGGCGCCGCCGCGCCGCGGCTACGCGGGCGCGCGCCGCAAGATCCTGGTCGTCGACAACGAGGAAGCCGACCGCGAGCTGCTGGTGCACCTGCTGGAGCCGCTGGGCTTCGAGCTGCGCACGGCCGCCAGCGGCCACGATGCGCTGGACCTGCTGGCCGCGGGCCTGCGGCCCGACGCGATCTTCATGGACCTGGCGATGCCTGGCATCGACGGCTGGGAGACCATCCGCCGCCTGCGCCGCATGGACTTGCAGGCGGCGATTGCGGTGGTCTCCGCCAACGCCTTCGACAAGGGCCTGGACAACGATGCCGGCATCCGGCCCGAAGATTTCGTGTTGAAGCCCGTGCGCCACAGCGAGCTGCTGGACTGGCTGGAGCGGCGTCTCGGACTGGCCTGGCTGCACGAGCCGAAGGCGGTGGAAACACCGAAGACGGCGGCGAGCGAGTGGACCTGGCCGCGCGCCGACCTGCTGGCGCCGCTGCAGCAGGCGGTGCAGCTCGGTTGGTACCGCGGCATCCTGAACCAGCTGGATGCCATCGATGCGGCCCAGCCCGAATGTGCGGCCTTCAGCGCCGCGCTGCGCGAGCAGGCGCGCCAGTTCCAGTTCGAAGCGATCGGCCGCGCGCTGGCCATGGAAGGAGAGACGCGATGA
- a CDS encoding response regulator yields MNAMLDPVREASDVVLVVDDVPDNLSVLHDALDESGYTVLVATSGEAALQRAAQALPDIVLLDAMMPGLDGFEVAKRLKAGAATAHIPIIFMTGLTDTEHLVAALEAGGVDYVTKPIKPKEVLARMGVHLQGARLARQTRNALDAFGYASFTVRASDGRLMWQTPLARTLLQDYYGTVAPQTPAAILDWLRRHLADAERQIEPPRLCAELGARRLSIRLHQQTGDDDWLIVMREVSDAAIIESMSLAFKLTAREAEVLYWVVKGKINRDIADIVGASPATVKKHLERIFAKLGVETRTSAAGMAMNRIRQLHPQFEG; encoded by the coding sequence ATGAACGCCATGCTGGACCCCGTGCGTGAAGCGAGTGACGTGGTGCTCGTGGTCGACGACGTGCCGGACAACCTGTCGGTGCTGCACGACGCACTCGACGAATCCGGCTACACCGTGCTGGTGGCCACCAGCGGCGAAGCCGCGCTGCAGCGCGCCGCGCAGGCGCTGCCGGACATCGTGCTGCTGGACGCGATGATGCCGGGCCTGGACGGTTTCGAGGTCGCCAAGCGCCTGAAGGCCGGCGCCGCCACCGCGCACATCCCGATCATCTTCATGACCGGCCTCACCGACACCGAGCACCTGGTGGCGGCGCTGGAGGCGGGCGGCGTCGACTACGTCACCAAGCCGATCAAGCCCAAGGAGGTGCTGGCCCGCATGGGCGTGCACCTGCAGGGCGCGCGCCTCGCGCGGCAGACGCGCAACGCGCTGGACGCCTTCGGCTACGCCAGCTTCACGGTGCGCGCGAGCGACGGCCGCCTGATGTGGCAGACGCCGCTGGCGCGCACGCTGCTGCAGGACTACTACGGCACGGTCGCGCCGCAGACGCCGGCGGCCATCCTCGACTGGCTGCGCCGCCACCTCGCCGACGCCGAGCGCCAGATCGAGCCGCCGCGGCTGTGCGCCGAACTGGGCGCGCGGCGGCTGTCGATCCGCCTGCACCAGCAGACCGGCGACGACGACTGGCTGATCGTGATGCGCGAGGTGTCGGACGCGGCGATCATCGAGTCGATGTCGCTCGCCTTCAAGCTGACGGCGCGCGAGGCGGAAGTCTTGTACTGGGTGGTCAAGGGCAAGATCAACCGCGACATCGCCGACATCGTCGGCGCGAGCCCGGCCACGGTGAAGAAGCACCTGGAGCGGATCTTCGCCAAGCTGGGCGTGGAGACACGCACTTCGGCCGCCGGCATGGCGATGAACCGCATCCGGCAGTTGCACCCGCAGTTCGAGGGTTGA
- a CDS encoding LacI family DNA-binding transcriptional regulator — protein sequence MTHSLPPRGRRATGRITLNDVAHSAGVSPITVSRALRGERRVAPELIARVQAAARKLGYVPDPAARALASQHGSHVGVLVPALSNALFVDVIEEVQRTLRPAGYQALIGITHYDKSEEEQLLREQLLHRPAGLVLAGFDQSTAARALIADSGVPCVHVMETSEEEGVYSVGFSQREAASALTRHLLERGRRRIAFAAAQLDPRTLQRRDGWRGELQKQGLHDPKLEWMNPAPSSMALGGQMFEQILAQTPKVDAIFFCNDDLAQGALTAALRLGVQVPAQVAVAGFNDLTGSDQMVPPLTTVRTRRGEIGAAAARMLLGLMQRQAPAQSAIDVGFEVVVRGST from the coding sequence ATGACCCATTCATTACCGCCCCGTGGCCGCCGCGCCACCGGCCGCATCACGCTGAACGACGTCGCGCACAGCGCCGGCGTCAGCCCGATCACGGTGTCGCGCGCGCTGCGCGGCGAGCGGCGGGTCGCGCCCGAACTGATAGCCCGCGTGCAGGCGGCGGCACGCAAGCTGGGTTATGTGCCGGACCCGGCCGCGCGCGCGCTGGCTTCGCAACACGGCTCCCACGTGGGCGTGCTGGTGCCCGCACTGTCCAACGCGCTGTTCGTCGACGTCATCGAGGAGGTGCAGCGCACCCTGCGGCCCGCCGGCTACCAGGCGCTGATCGGCATCACGCACTACGACAAGAGCGAAGAGGAACAGCTGCTGCGCGAGCAGCTGCTGCACCGGCCGGCCGGCCTGGTGCTGGCCGGCTTCGACCAGAGCACGGCGGCCCGCGCGCTCATCGCCGACAGCGGCGTGCCCTGCGTGCACGTGATGGAGACCTCGGAGGAAGAAGGCGTCTACAGCGTCGGCTTCTCGCAGCGCGAGGCGGCGTCGGCGCTGACCCGCCACCTGCTGGAACGCGGCCGGCGGCGCATCGCCTTCGCCGCCGCGCAGCTGGACCCGCGCACGCTGCAGCGGCGCGATGGCTGGCGCGGCGAGCTGCAGAAGCAGGGCCTGCACGACCCCAAGCTGGAGTGGATGAACCCCGCGCCTTCGTCGATGGCGCTGGGCGGCCAGATGTTCGAGCAGATCCTGGCGCAGACGCCGAAGGTCGACGCCATCTTCTTCTGCAACGACGACCTGGCCCAGGGCGCCCTCACCGCCGCCTTGCGGCTGGGCGTGCAGGTGCCCGCGCAGGTGGCGGTGGCCGGTTTCAACGACCTGACCGGCAGCGACCAGATGGTGCCGCCGCTCACCACCGTGCGCACCCGCCGCGGCGAGATCGGCGCCGCCGCGGCCCGCATGCTGCTGGGGCTGATGCAAAGGCAGGCGCCGGCGCAGAGCGCCATCGACGTGGGCTTCGAAGTCGTGGTGCGCGGGAGCACCTGA
- a CDS encoding gluconokinase, translating into MGVAGSGKSTIARAVAAGTGRVLVEGDDFHPPENIRKMGAGLALTDDDRREWLARIAQQLAAHDAGVVVSCSALKLAYRDRLRAAAPGLRFAFLAITPQQARERVLARAGSHFFPPSVVDSQFATLEDPSTEPGVLRVDGGLPAAEVTARILDWMGAAAPNNETKQA; encoded by the coding sequence ATGGGCGTGGCCGGCAGCGGCAAGTCCACCATCGCGCGGGCCGTCGCCGCCGGCACCGGCCGCGTGCTGGTCGAAGGCGACGATTTCCATCCGCCCGAGAACATCCGCAAGATGGGCGCCGGCCTGGCGCTCACCGACGACGACCGCCGCGAATGGCTGGCGCGCATCGCGCAGCAGCTCGCCGCGCACGACGCCGGCGTGGTGGTCTCGTGTTCGGCGCTCAAGCTCGCCTACCGCGATCGCCTGCGCGCCGCCGCGCCAGGCCTGCGCTTCGCCTTCCTCGCGATCACGCCGCAGCAGGCGCGCGAGCGCGTGCTCGCCCGCGCCGGCAGCCACTTCTTCCCGCCCAGCGTGGTGGACAGCCAGTTCGCCACGCTCGAAGACCCGAGCACCGAACCCGGCGTGCTGCGCGTCGATGGCGGGCTGCCCGCCGCCGAAGTGACGGCGCGCATCCTGGACTGGATGGGCGCCGCTGCTCCCAACAACGAAACCAAGCAAGCATGA